DNA sequence from the Paenibacillus physcomitrellae genome:
ACCAGCTGGAAAGCCAATGTGATAACGCCAACGAGAATGGCGACATGGGAGCTTACTTCGGCTATTCAGGCAATGCGGGCGGGTATCCCGGCGGGCAGGCCGAATATTTAAGGGTTCCTTTTGCCAACTTCACGCATTTCAAAATTCCGGAAGACAACGAACAGCCCGACGAGAAGCTGTGCCTGATCGCAGATGTGATGCCAACGGCCTTTTGGAGCGTGGATAACGCTGGCGTTAAGAATGGAGATACCGTTATCGTACTGGGCTGTGGCCCGGTTGGGCTGATGGTCCAAAAGTTCGCCTGGCTGAAAGGCGCCAAAAGGGTGATTGCGGTTGACTACGTAGATTATCGCCTGGAGCACGCGAAACGGACAAACCATGTGGAGACGGTGAATTTCGAACAAGGCCCCAACAACATAGGCAGCTATCTGAAGGAAATCACCAAAGGCGGAGCCGATGTGGTCATTGATGCGGTTGGCATGGATGGAAAAATGAACGATCTTGAGTTTCTGGCCAGCGGCCTCAAGCTCCAGGGAGGGACAATGAGTGCTCTGGTCATCGCTTCCCAGGCCGTTCGCAAAGGCGGCATGATCCAGATCACCGGCGTCTACGGCGGCCGGTATAACGGCTTTCCTCTGGGAGATATTATGCAGCGCAACGTGAATATCCGCTCCGGCCAGGCACCGGCCGTTCACTACATGCCTCATATGTATGACCTGATTCATTCCGGCAAAGTGGATCCGGGGGACATCATTACCCATGTTATTCCGCTGTCTGAAGCCAAACACGGATATGAGATTTTCGATACGAAGACAGACAACTGCATTAAAGTCATTTTGAAACCTTAGTTAGAGCTAAGCGGGAGGTAACCATGACCATGAAGAAATACGCCATGCATGAAATGCTGGAAGTACATGAAATAGCCGCATTCAAGACCGTCTGCGCCACAAAGTCCAAAGGCATGCAAATCCTGGTCTCTGACCCGGAACTGAAAGCGATCCTGCAGCAGGATGTCGAGCTTTCCAAACAGCAGCTCCATGAACTCAGCATGCTCCTATCCAATGCCCAATAAAAGGAGGTAAACCAGTCAATGAATCCCTTACTGGAACGATTGATGGGGATGCAGAATCTGACGGATCAAATCATTGCCACGGACTTCCTGAACAACGCCAAAAGCGGTGTCCGCAATTACGCCATGGCCTTGACCGAATGCACATCCCCCGATGTAAAGGCTGTCTTGACCAAGCAGCTTGAAGAAGCCATTCAAACCCATGAACAAATCGTCCATTTCTTGGTAGACAAAGGGTATTACCGTCCCTTCAATGTTGAAGAACAGAGGCAGCTTGACCTGCAAAATATCAAGACGGCCCAGGGTATTTTGTAGACTCTACGCTTGCTTATACAGCCTTAGTCGAGTGCTTTAGCCGGACTAAGGCTGTTAGATTTTTCTAACTCTTATTGAATAAATATTCGCCAGAAGCGGGATATTATTCTCACCTGCCTGTAATTGCCGAAGGAGGGAGATAAGCTGTGGAGAAAACGCTGTTAAGCCAGAGCCTGAAAGAAAATGAACAGAACTTACGGGATGTGTTTCATCTCTGTTCGGATATTGTTTTTCGTTATACATACAATCAAGGAACACCGGAATTTCTTATTCTTTATCTGGACGGATTTGTGGATATGACCGTGCTGGAACAATCCATATTAAGACCTTTAATGCTGAATCGAAACGCCGAACCGGACGGAATGGGGAAGATGATTAGAGACAGCTTTGTCTTTACAGGACAGACCAAAACGTCCAATCAAGTGAAAGACGTAGTTAATAACGTCCTCAAAGGATACGTTGCTATTTTGACTGAAGGCGAGAGCCTGGCGCTTTTGGCCGATGCCGCCGGTTTTGATAAACGTGCTATCGACGAACCGAAAACGGAGAAAGCCTCTCAAGGCCCCAGAGACTGTTTTACGGAAGCTCTGCGTACGAACACGATGCTTTTGCGTAGAAGAATTACTACCCCTCGATTAAAAATGGAGTCCTTCAAGCTTGGCGAACTCACCTCCACGGACGTAGTTCTCGCCTATGTTGAAGACATTGCGAAACCGGGCTTAATCGAGGAGGTCCGCAAGCGCTTAAAGAATATTTCGACCCAAGGTATCCTGGATGCCGCATATATTGAGGAGCGTATTCAAGACCGGCCGAAATCTCCGTTTCCACAAATCCAGAAAACAGAACGTCCCGATACGACCGCATCCAGTCTCATCGAGGGAAAAGTAGCTATCCTTGTAGACTGTACACCCACAGTTCTTATTCTTCCTATTAATTTCTGGGCGGGGCTTCAGTCAGCAGATGATTATTATGAGCGCGTGGACTTCGTCTTTGCCCGAAGATTGGTCAGATATGTCATGATGTTTGCCTCTTTGACACTTCCGGGATTCTACATCGCTTTGACTACATACCACCCGGATTTGCTGCCCGGAACGCTGTTCATCAGTATAGGGGAGGCCCGGGAAAAGTCTCCTTTCCCGACCATTATAGAAGTGCTGATCATGGAGTTTGTGTTTGAAGGTTTACAGGAGGCGGGCATCCGGATGCCTTCGCAAATCGGACCGCTCGTCAGTATCGTTGGAGCTCTTGTAGTCGGCCAGGCGGCCGTAGAGGCCAATATCGTCTCGGCTCCCATTGTCATTGTCGTCGCCTTGACCGGGATTGCCTCCTTTGTCATCCCTCGATATGCGTTTGCGATTCCGCTGCGTATTCTTCGTTTTGCGATCATTTTTTTGGCTGGAATCTACGGAATGTATGGGGTTTCGATCGGCATCATGGCGATTATGATTCATCTGGTAACCCTTCAATCCATCGGCGAGCCTTATTTCCCGCCCATCACGCCCCTCATCCGGCGGCGCCTCAAAGAAATTATACTGCGCCCCCCGCATTGGCCATGGGGCAAACCTTAACATGAGCAAGTTTAAGCGTGTAAGGTCACAGTTGTCCGCAGCAATCATGATTGCCGTTTTGATGGGGATTACCACAGGCTGCTGGGATATGGTCGAACCCAACGAACGTTCTATCTGGGTGGGATCGGGGGTCGATTCGGCGGCAGGACGAAAAATTGATTTGAGTGTGCAGATTGCCGTTCCGCGTGCCCTAGGAGAGGGAGGCGGGCAGCAAAAACCCTATTTAGTGAAATCTACGGTCGGCCGAAACCTGGAGGACTGCTTCCAAAGGCTGCAGGCGCAATTATCCCGCCAGATTTTTCTGGGCCACCGTCACGCTGTTTTTGTTGGACAGAAGACGGCCGAGACGGGCATGAGACGATTGATGGACGAGTTCGGACGGAATCCGCGCAGCAATATTCGGGCCAAGTTATTTTTAGTTAAAGGTGCAACAGCGAAGGCTTTTCTCGCAGAAAGTGGGGGCATTGAGTATTTTTCCACGGAGAAGGCCATTCGGCAAACCCGTTTCAACGGAATCAACGATAAGATGACCACTATGATCTTCTTCAAAGAAGTGCTGCAGCGAGACGGGATGAGACCTCTTATGCAGGTTGTCGAAACAGGCACCGAGAAGGATCCGAAATCCGAAGCTGAAGGATCTGAGCCCAGTCACCGCGAGATCGCCTTGTTCAACAATTCAGCTGCAGCTGTCGGTTATTTGCAGGAAGAAGAAGCCATTGCTGCGTTATGGGCAGCAGGATACCTCGAGGATCAAATGGTAACTGAGACCGTCTACGGACAGGAAGTGACTATTGATCTCCACCATATGAAGAGGACCCTAAAATCAAAGATCGAAGGCGAAAACGTCGAGTTAAAGCTCATTTTACGCGCACAAGGCATTGTTGATGAGAACGACACGGACCTTAATCTATTCATCTATTCAGATATGAAGAAGGTGGAACAAGCCTTCAACCAAAAAATTGAACAGCAAATGAACACCATGATAAAGATGGTCCAGCAAAAATATAAAACGGATATTTTCGGATTCGGGGAAGATATTCATAGAAGGCATCCGAAACAGTGGAGCCAGATGAAAGGCAACTGGGACGAACGTTTTCCGAAGGTGAAGGTCACCGTGATATCCAATATAGTCATAAGGCATATCGGTGAAAGAGGGCCCAAGTAACCCCTCTGGCCCATTGAAAGGGATGAAGTTGTGAAACTTTCAGGCAACCAGCTGTTCTGGATCATGTTTTGTTTTCAAGTACATTATGCCTTAATGCCGGCTCTTCAATATGGCAAACAGGATGCTTGGCTGATTTGTCTGTTAAGCGGAGCAGGAGTGATTGCGATCACTTATCTGATGGCCAAAGTAAGCCAGCTGTCACCGGGAGACAACATTGCCGATCTTTGCCGGAAGCTGCTGGGAAAATGGGCGGGGAAGCTCATCCTGCTGCTCTACATCGTCGTCTGGTTTTTTCTGACGGCCGTAACGCTGCGGGAATGGGTCGATTATGTCTATCTAAAATTGCTGCCCCATACGCCAATCCCTATTGTGGTTCTGCCCATGTCCCTACTTCTTATTTATGTAAACTTAAAAGGAGGGATCTTCGCGATCGGCCGTTGCAGTCAGATCATTGGGCCGCTGTATTTTCTGATTGGCTTTGCCCCCGTGCTGCTGATGTTCGGCATTATGGACTGGACCAATCTGCTGCCGATCTATGCGGATACAGGCGTTCACCAGATCGTCAAAGGAGCCGTTCCAACACTGGGCAATACGATGGGCGGGGCCATGATGCCTCTGATGCTGACAGCCTTTATGCAGCAGCCACAACAAGCAACCAAATATGCTGTACGGGCGATGGGTTTATCCTCATTATGGGTGCTTATTGCCGCCCTGATCTCTGTACTGGTGCTCGGCTCTCACCTTGCCCCGCAGCTTACACTGCCTTGGGTAGTGTCTATAAGGTCAGTCTCGATCCTCAATTTCATTCAAAATATCGATGCGATAGCCGTTTTTGTTTATTCGTTCTCCCATTTTATCGCCCTTTCGGCAAGCACATTCGTTACCAGTTATGGATTAGCTCAATTGATCCATAAGAAGCTGTGGAAGCTGATGGTCGTCTGTGTTGTCGGGTTGTCCTTTCTGGCGGTCGTACTGACGTCCGATGTCGGCCACATTACTAATTTGTACCGCGACATTATTTGGGTCCGCTGGGTGCTGCCAGTGAATATGCTCGGCATTCCTTTGCTGCTTTGGATCATGGGGAAGATGAAGAAGGGTGCTTTGCAGTAAACCTCATATCTACCCAGTGTATTCCCAGCGCTGATGTACAAAACGCCCAACTATCTATTTACTTCCTGACCAATCTGAAATATCCCCCGTCCGGCCGATTTCGGAAGAGCGACGCGCGGCAAATGCACAACGGAGTGGTGGCAACGCAACGTGACCCATACGGGTTATTGAAGGCGATTCTTATAGACACATCAGGGACGTTTAGGGATTGAGAACGAATGTCGGATGAACGGTCTTGGACATCAAGCTGAGTCAAACGTTTTGAACGTTTCGTATTGCGGTAGAGGGGGATGCGATGAATGTTGGCGGGTTAACGCCTTATGGGTCAGGATTCTGCAATCATGACTAGGACATCCGGACTCATGTAAATTGGATGAAGAGCGTCCGATATACGGTAGAATCCGCCAATACGAATATAGGATCGGCCGCTGAAACGGTTAAACCCTGACGTTCCAGCATGGATAACGTCAAGTGGGATGAAATAATAGATCCATTGATGGATGAGTCTATGGAAGAAAAACTAAAAGCATCGGTTGATGCAATCGCCGCTAAGGATGTAGAGGCATTCCATAGGACATTAGGTCCGGGTATCGGTACTGAACATGATTTATCTATTAAACAATGCCGTAAATTTCACGACCGTAGATAAAGCGCATGAAGAAAACGGGCGAATTCTTGTTGCTGTGAATGGAGAAAATCTGCAGCAGGATGGAGGATCCCCGGTCATGGGATATACCTTTTATTTCGAGAAAGATGAAAGCGGCGAATGGCAG
Encoded proteins:
- a CDS encoding zinc-dependent alcohol dehydrogenase, with the protein product MKAVTYQGIKNVMVKEVPAPKIQKPDDMIIKLTSTAICGSDLHLIHGMIPNLQEDYIIGHEPMGIVEEVGPEVTRLKKGDRVIIPFTIACGECFYCKHQLESQCDNANENGDMGAYFGYSGNAGGYPGGQAEYLRVPFANFTHFKIPEDNEQPDEKLCLIADVMPTAFWSVDNAGVKNGDTVIVLGCGPVGLMVQKFAWLKGAKRVIAVDYVDYRLEHAKRTNHVETVNFEQGPNNIGSYLKEITKGGADVVIDAVGMDGKMNDLEFLASGLKLQGGTMSALVIASQAVRKGGMIQITGVYGGRYNGFPLGDIMQRNVNIRSGQAPAVHYMPHMYDLIHSGKVDPGDIITHVIPLSEAKHGYEIFDTKTDNCIKVILKP
- a CDS encoding spore coat protein, encoding MNPLLERLMGMQNLTDQIIATDFLNNAKSGVRNYAMALTECTSPDVKAVLTKQLEEAIQTHEQIVHFLVDKGYYRPFNVEEQRQLDLQNIKTAQGIL
- a CDS encoding spore germination protein gives rise to the protein MEKTLLSQSLKENEQNLRDVFHLCSDIVFRYTYNQGTPEFLILYLDGFVDMTVLEQSILRPLMLNRNAEPDGMGKMIRDSFVFTGQTKTSNQVKDVVNNVLKGYVAILTEGESLALLADAAGFDKRAIDEPKTEKASQGPRDCFTEALRTNTMLLRRRITTPRLKMESFKLGELTSTDVVLAYVEDIAKPGLIEEVRKRLKNISTQGILDAAYIEERIQDRPKSPFPQIQKTERPDTTASSLIEGKVAILVDCTPTVLILPINFWAGLQSADDYYERVDFVFARRLVRYVMMFASLTLPGFYIALTTYHPDLLPGTLFISIGEAREKSPFPTIIEVLIMEFVFEGLQEAGIRMPSQIGPLVSIVGALVVGQAAVEANIVSAPIVIVVALTGIASFVIPRYAFAIPLRILRFAIIFLAGIYGMYGVSIGIMAIMIHLVTLQSIGEPYFPPITPLIRRRLKEIILRPPHWPWGKP
- a CDS encoding Ger(x)C family spore germination protein produces the protein MSKFKRVRSQLSAAIMIAVLMGITTGCWDMVEPNERSIWVGSGVDSAAGRKIDLSVQIAVPRALGEGGGQQKPYLVKSTVGRNLEDCFQRLQAQLSRQIFLGHRHAVFVGQKTAETGMRRLMDEFGRNPRSNIRAKLFLVKGATAKAFLAESGGIEYFSTEKAIRQTRFNGINDKMTTMIFFKEVLQRDGMRPLMQVVETGTEKDPKSEAEGSEPSHREIALFNNSAAAVGYLQEEEAIAALWAAGYLEDQMVTETVYGQEVTIDLHHMKRTLKSKIEGENVELKLILRAQGIVDENDTDLNLFIYSDMKKVEQAFNQKIEQQMNTMIKMVQQKYKTDIFGFGEDIHRRHPKQWSQMKGNWDERFPKVKVTVISNIVIRHIGERGPK
- a CDS encoding GerAB/ArcD/ProY family transporter, yielding MKLSGNQLFWIMFCFQVHYALMPALQYGKQDAWLICLLSGAGVIAITYLMAKVSQLSPGDNIADLCRKLLGKWAGKLILLLYIVVWFFLTAVTLREWVDYVYLKLLPHTPIPIVVLPMSLLLIYVNLKGGIFAIGRCSQIIGPLYFLIGFAPVLLMFGIMDWTNLLPIYADTGVHQIVKGAVPTLGNTMGGAMMPLMLTAFMQQPQQATKYAVRAMGLSSLWVLIAALISVLVLGSHLAPQLTLPWVVSIRSVSILNFIQNIDAIAVFVYSFSHFIALSASTFVTSYGLAQLIHKKLWKLMVVCVVGLSFLAVVLTSDVGHITNLYRDIIWVRWVLPVNMLGIPLLLWIMGKMKKGALQ